The genomic stretch GGTGAGAAGAACCACACAATGCGAATATTGAAGCCGATCAGGTGCCGCCCGTAGTCGCGGCGGACTGTCGGTCCCCCGGCGTACGGTTGACGTCATGGCGCTCGACATTCCCCGGCTCGACGGCCGTTTCCAGGTCGTCAGCGAGTTCCAGCCGGCCGGTGACCAGCCGGCGGCCATCGACGACCTGGAGCGACGGGTCCGCCGTGGCGACCGGCACACGGTGCTGCTCGGCGCGACCGGCACCGGCAAGAGCGCCACGACCGCCTGGCTGATCGAGCGGCTGCAACGGCCCACGCTGGTGCTGGCACCCAACAAGACGCTCTGCGCCCAGCTCGCCAAGGAGTTCAGCGAGCTGCTGCCGGACAACGCCGTGGAGTACTTCGTCTCGTACTACGACTACTACCAGCCCGAGGCGTACATTCCACAGACCGACACGTACATCGAGAAGGACTCCTCGATCAACGAGGAGGTCGAGCGGCTGCGGCACTCGGCCACCATGTCGCTGCTCACCCGACGCGACGTGGTGGTGGTGGCGACCGTCTCGGCGATCTACGGCCTGGGCACCCCGGAGGAGTATCTCGACCGCGCCGTGCGGGTCGCGGTCGGCCAGGAACTGGACCGGGACCAGTTGCTGCGTCGGCTGGTCGACATCCAGTACACCCGCAACGACATGGCCTTCCAGCGGGGCACGTTCCGGGTCCGGGGCGACACGTTGGAGATCATCCCGGCGTACGAGGAACTCGCCGTGCGCATCGAGCTGTTCGGCGACGAGGTGGAGAAGCTCTACTACCTCAACCCGCTCACCGGGGACGTGGTGCGCGAGGTCGACCATCTGCTGATCTTCCCGGCGACGCACTACGCGGCCGGGCCGGAGCGGATGGAGCGGGCGATCCGCGACATCGAGACCGAGTTGGGCGAGCGTCTGGCCGAGATGGAGCGGCAGGGCAAGCTGCTGGAGGCGCAGCGGCTGCGGATGCGCACCACGTACGACATCGAGATGATGCGGCAGGTGGGCTTCTGCTCCGGCATCGAGAACTACTCGATGCACATCGACGGGCGGTTGCCAGGCAGTCCGCCGCACTGCCTGCTCGACTACTTCCCCGACGACTTCCTCACCGTCGTCGACGAGTCGCACGTGACCATCCCGCAGATCGGCGGCATGTTCGAGGGCGACGCCTCGCGCAAGCGGATGCTGATCGACCACGGGTTCCGGCTGCCCAGCGCCGCCGACAACCGCCCGCTGCGGTTCGACGAGTTCCTGGAGCGGGTCGGCCAGATGGTCTTCCTGTCGGCCACTCCGGGTCCCTGGGAGCTGGAGCACTCCCAGGGCGAGTACGTCGAGCAGGTGATCCGCCCGACCGGCCTGGTGGACCCGGAGGTCGTGGTGAAGCCCACCAAGGGCCAGATCGACGACCTGATGCACGAGATCAAGCTGCGGACCGAGCGTGACGAGCGGGTCCTGGTCACCACGTTGACCAAGAAGATGGCCGAGGACCTGTCGGACTACCTGTTGGAGAACGGCATCCGGGTGCGCTACCTGCACTCCGAGGTGGACACGTTGCGTCGGGTCGAGTTGCTGCGTGAGCTGCGCCGGGGAGACTACGACGTGCTGGTCGGCATCAACCTGCTGCGGGAGGGCCTGGACCTGCCCGAGGTGTCGTTGGTCGCGATCCTGGACGCGGACAAGGAGGGCTTCCTGCGCAGCGGCCGGTCGTTGATCCAGACCATCGGCCGGGCGGCCCGGAACGTCTCCGGTCAGGTGCACATGTACGCCGACAAGATCACCCCGTCGATGGCGGCCGCGATCGAGGAGACCGACCGGCGTCGGGCCAAGCAGATCGCGCACAACGAGGCGCACGGGATCAGTCCCGAGCCGCTGCGGAAGAAGATCCACGACATCCTCGACGACATCTACCGCGAGGCGGAGGACACCGAGGCGACCCGGGTCGGCGGTGCGGTACGGCAGTTGTCGCGGGGCAAGGCGCCGGTCAAGGAGACCCGCAGCCGGGCTCGGGGCGGCGCGGCCACCCCGGCCCGCGAGGGCATGGCGCGGGCCGAGTTGGCGCAGCTCATCCAGGAGCTCAACGACCAGATGTTGGCCGCCGCGCGGGAGTTGCAGTTCGAGTTGGCAGCCCGGATCCGCGACGAGGTCGCCGACCTCAAGAAGGAGTTGCGGGGGATGGACGCGGCCGGGGTGACGTGACGCCGGGGGCGGGTGTGGCGGCGCGCGACGATATCCGGTTCGTTGCGTAGCGCAAGCGAGGTATTGCCGTGAGTGACTGTCCTGCGTACTCTCCGACGGTGGGGAGGCTGGGATGCCGTTGTCAGCAAGTCCTGTCATCCGCCGGGTACGGCTCGGCGCAGAGTTGCGCCAGCTGCGCCGTGGGGAGTCGCTCACTTTGGAACAGGTCTGTGGTCAGCTCGGGTGGGCGTCCACGTCGAAGTTGTCCCGTATCGAGCTGGGTCAGAGTCGGCCGGACCTGGCCGACGTGCTCGACCTGCTCGACGTCTACCAGGTGCCGTCGCAGCAGCGCGAGGCGCTGATCGTCATCGCCCGGGACGCGGCGGCCGGTCGCGGCTGGTCCAGAGCGCTGGGCGAGATGGGGGAGCGGCAGCGCGCGTACGCGGAGCTGGAGGCGGGCGCGGCGGGCATCGTGGAGTACCAGCCGGCTGTGGTGCCCGGGTTGTTGCAGACCCCGACGTACGCCCGGCTGCGGCTGACCGCCGCCGCGCTGATCTGTCCCGAGCTGGATCTGGAGGCCGAGGTGCGGGCCCGCGCGTTGCGGCAGCAGGTGCTGCGTCGGGCCGACCCGCCGCACTACACGGCGCTGCTGGACGAGCGGGTGTGCGCGCCGGTCGGTACGCCGGTGGACGTCTGGCGGGAACAGGTGCGGCACCTGGTGGCGCTGTCGGAGCTGCCGCACGTCACCATCCGGCTGGTGCCGCGCGACGGTTCGCCGCATGACGGCGTGCACCCGTTGGCCGGCTTCTCCTGGTACGTCTTTCCCGATCCGGCGGATCCCCGCACCGTGATGGTGGAGACGCTCACCACCGACCTGCGGTTGGTCGCCGAGGCCGACATCGCGCGGTACGAACGCATGGTCGACTGGCTGTCGGCAGCGGCGCTGCCGGCGACGGAGACCGTGTCGATGTTGGCCCGGCAGGCCGAGCGGCCGGACATCCCCCGGCCCGCCGACCCTGTCGAGGAGGCCCCGGCGTCTGGGGAGAGGGTCCCGGCGGTGGGCCGCGACGCGGAGCGGCTCGCGGGCTGACCCGCTCTGTCGGGCGTGCGGGCGCGGCGACGCGCGGCACGGCGGGCCCGGCGCGCCCCCGAGCCCGTCGGGACCGCCGGCCGCGCGTCGCGGGCACCATAGTCGAGAGGTACGACACTTCCCGCGCACACGCGGTCGCGCACGCCCCTGGATCCGCGCGCGGTGTCCTCAGGCGGGTACGTCGGCGAAGTGCTCGACCAGCGGCGGGCCGGCGAAGTACGGGCCGATCAGCCCACGCCACTGCGCGAAACGCTCGGTCTGCCGGAAGTTGACCTCGTGCGCCTCGACCGAGTCCCACTCGACCAGCAGCACGAAGCGCGAGGGGGACTCGACCCCCCGGGTCATCCGGACCGACCGGCAGCCCGCCGTGTCACGCAGGACCGGGTACGCCGTGCGGTATGCGGCGGCGAACTCGTCCTCCTGGCCGGGAACCACGTCGATCAGGGCGACTTCAAGCACCATCTCAGCAGCCTCGCACGGCGGGTGGGCGGGGGTGGCCGCAGGGGTCTGTTCCGTCGTCGCTCGGCGATCCAGGGTGAGCGCGCGAGGGCGGGGAGGACCTCCTAGGAACTCGTGGGCGCGCCCAACGCACGGGACCTGGGTGGTCTGGTCGGGGCGCGGGGACGACGGGTGCGGCCGGGGCGGCTGATCCGTACCCCCCGCTGGGGCGGCTGACCGACGACGGCCTGACGGTGCTGGCCGGACTCGGCCCGGCCGCGTGGTAAACCTGCGGGACCACGACGCCGGGTACGCGCAGGTGCGGCGGGTGCACGGGTCGTTCGACGCGTACCTGCGGGACGGGCTGGGGGTCACCGACGAGACGGTGGCGGCGTTGCGGGCGAACCTGCTGGAGTGAGGCGGTGGCGGTCGCGCCAGAGTCGGGCGGAGACGTCGGCGACCAGCCGGCGGGCGTGCGCGTCGGCCGGACCGCTGGGTTGCTGCGCGGCCAGCGGGGTGGTGGTGCACACGACCAGCAGGTACGGGTCGGCGTCGGCGGGGAGGACCACTGCCGCGCCGTGGCGTACCCCGCGTACCCAGCCGTTCTTGTGGGCCAGCCGGGTGCCGGCGGGCAGCCCCTCGGCGATGTCCTGGCGGACCTGCTGGGCACAGAGCACGTCGAGCATCGCGGCGCAGGCGGCGGGTGAGGCGATCGGCCCGGGGCGGGTGGCCCCGATGGCGACGGCCCGCAGCAGGGCGGCCAGGTCGGCGGCGGTGACCAGATTGGTGATACCCGCGTCGCGGGCGGCGAGGTCCTCGATGCCCCGGGCGGTGACGCTGTGCCGGGCACCGGCCGCCGCCCAGACCTCGGCCAGGGCGGGTCGGCCGACGTGTTCGACGACCAGGTTGGTGGCCAGGTTGCTGGACCGGACGATCATCCGGTCGGCGAGCCAGCGCAGCGGCACCGACTGCCCGATCCGGTCCCAGACGTCCTGGTCGTTGTCGTACTCCCGGACGCAGGAGAACGCGGGTGCGTCCGGCCGGGCGGAGGTGAACCGGTTGCAGACCGGCACCGGGGTGTCCAGGTCGAGCTGTCCGGCCTCGGCGGTGCGGTGCAGCGCGGCGAGCACCGCGAGTTTCATGGTGCTCGCCGCGTAGTGGGTGACCTCGGCGTGCCGGGTCCAGGTGGGCGGGGCGTCGAGGCGCCCCGCGTACACCGAGATCGTGCCGGGTTCCCGGTCCAGCCGCGCGTCGAGGTCGTCGGCGGACATCGCAGGGGTCAGCCGGCGTGCTTGCGGCGGGCGGCGGTGCGCGCCCGCTGGGTCTGGTCGAGCACGACCTTGCGCAGGCGTACGGCGGCGGGGGTGACCTCGACGCACTCGTCCTCGCGGCAGAACTCGAGGGCCTGCTCCAGCGACAGCTTGCGCGGCGGGATCAGCTTCTCGGTCTCGTCGGCGGTGGAGGAGCGCATGTTGGTGAGCTTCTTCTCCTTGGTGATGTTGACGTCCATGTCGTCGGAGCGGGAGTTCTCCCCGACGAGCATGCCCTCGTACACCTCGGTGCCGGGCTCGACGAAGAGCTGGCCGCGCTCCTGGAGGTTGGTCATCGCGAAAGCGGTGACCGCGCCGGACCGGTCGGCGACCAGCGAGCCGTTGTTGCGTGTCCGGAGCTCGCCGAACCACGGCTCGTACGACTCGAAGACGTGGTGCAGGATGCCGGTGCCCCGGGTCTCGGTGAGGAACTCGGTGCGGAAGCCGATCAGGCCGCGCGCCGGGACCAGCCACTCCATCCGGATCCAGCCGGTGCCGTGGTTGACCAGTTGCTCCATCCGGCCTTTGCGGGTGGCCAGCAGTTGGGTGATCGCACCGAGGTACTCGTCGGGCGAGTCGATGGTGAGCCGCTCCACCGGCTCGCAGGTCCGGCCGTCGATCTCCCGGGTCACCACCTGCGGCTTGCCGACGGTCAGCTCGAAGGACTCGCGGCGCATCTGCTCGACCAGGATCGCCAGCGCCAGCTCGCCCCGGCCCTGCACCTCCCAGGCGTCCGGGCGCTCGGTGGGCAGCACCCGCAGCGACACGTTGCCGACGAGTTCCTTGTCCAGCCGGTCCTTGACCATCCGGGCGGTGACCTTGGCGCCCTTGACCCGGCCGACCAGCGGCGAGGTGTTGGTGCCGATGGTCATCGAGATGGCCGGCTCGTCGACGGTGATCAGCGGTAGCGGCTGCGGGTTCTCCGCGTCGGCGAGCGTCTCACCGATCATGATCTCGGGGATGCCGGCGACGGCGATGATGTCGCCCGGGCCGGCCGAGTCGGCGGGCTTGCGCTCCAGGCCCTCGGTCATCAGCAGCTCGGAGATGCGGACCCGCTGGGTGCTGCCGTCGGTGCGGCACCAGGCCACGCTCTGGCCCTTGGCGATGGTGCCCTGCCGCACCCGGCACAGCGCGAGGCGGCCGAGGAACGGGGAGGCGTCGAGGTTGGTCACGTGCGCCTGGAGCGGGGCCTGCTCGTCGTACGCGGGCGGCGGGATGGTGTCCAGCAGGGTGCGGAACAGCGGCTCCAGGCTCTGGCTGTCCTGGGGGACCGAGCCGTCGGCGGGCTGGGTGAGCGAGGCGATGCCGTCGCGGGCGCAGGCGTAGACGATCGGGAAGTCGATCTGCTCCTCGTCGGCGTCGAGGTCGAGGAAGAGTTCGTAGGTGTCGTCGACGACCTCCTTGATCCGGGCGTCGGGACGGTCCACCTTGTTGATCACGAGGATGATCGGCATCCGGGCCTTGAGGGCTTTGCGGAGCACGAAGCGGGTCTGCGGCAGCGGGCCCTCGCTGGCGTCGACCAGCAGCACCACGCCGTCGACCATGGTCAGGCCGCGCTCGACCTCGCCGCCGAAGTCGGCGTGGCCGGGGGTGTCGATGATGTTGATGGTGACCGGGTCGGAGCCGTCCGCCGGCAGGTAGCGCACGCCGGTGTTCTTGGCGAGGATGGTGATGCCCTTCTCCCGCTCCAGGTCCATCGAGTCCATCACCCGCTCGGTCACCTCGCCCCGGGCGCCATAGGCGCCAGCCTGCCGCAACATGGCATCGACCAGGGTGGTCTTGCCGTGGTCGACGTGAGCGATGATGGCGACGTTGCGAAGGTCGGTGCGCAGCTGCATGAGCTCCATCCTCCCGCCTGCGCGGTAGCCCCGTGGCGTCGGGGTCACCGGAGAGCGGGGCCGTACGTGACGGAGAGCACTGTCACACTTACCGGGCAGTCCTGCCGAGGTGATCCGGGGGTGCCGTGCACGACCTGCTGAACTCGGTGCAGAGCCTGCCACCGGGGCTGATCTACGTGGTGGCGGCCCTCGTCGTGGCGGCCGAGACGGCTCTGATCGTCGGGCTGGTCGCGCCCGGCGAGGCCACCCTGCTGTTGGTGGGCTTCCTCACGTACACCGGCACGTTGCGGCTCGGCCCGGCGCTGGCGGTGATGATCGTCGCCGCGGCGGCGGGGGACGCGGCGGCGTTCCGGGCCGGGCGGCGCTACGGGCCCCGGTTGCGGGCCGGCCGGTGGGGCGCGCGGGTGGGGCCGCAGCGGTGGGCCCGGGCGGACGCGATGCTCGGGCGGATGGGCGGCCGGGGTGTGCTGACTGCCCGCTGGGTGGCGTTCGCCCGGACCCTGGTGCCCCGGCTGGCCGGCGCCGCGGGGATGCCGTACCGCCGGTTCGCACCGTGGAACCTGGCCGGGGTGGTGACCTGGGTGGGCGGGTCGGTGCTGGTCGGGCATCTCGCGGGCGAGTCGTACGAGACGGTGTCGCGGCTGCTTGGCCGGGCCACCGGCGCAGTGCTGGTGCTGATCGCCGCCCTGCTCGTGGTGGTGCTGGTCGGGCGGTGGCTGGGGCGTAACCCGGACCCGGCATGGACGTTGTTGACTCGGGCCGTGGGGCTGCCGCCGCTGCGCTGGCTGTCGGCCCGGTACGGGCTGCTGTTCTTCCTGCTCAGCCTGCGGCTCGGCCCGGCCTGGGCGTTGCTGGCGAACCTGGCGGCCGGGGTGGTGCTGCTGTTCGTGGTCGGTCTGGTGATCGCCTGGACGCTGCGGGCGGTGGTCCGCCACAGCGGTCTTGCGCTGGTGGACGGGGCGATCGCGGGCTGGTTCGCGGCCCGGCGTACGCCCGACGCGGTGGAGGCGACGCAGGCAGCGGTGTCGGTGTTGCGCGGGTCGTCGCTGATCGTGGTGGTCGCGGTGGTGGCGTTGGTGCAGGCGTGGCGGCACCGGCCCTGGCAGGCGGACCTGCTCAGTGTGGTCGGCACGGTGGGCGCGTTCGTGCCCCTGGTGGTGTTGGCGGTGGTGGCCGACCTGGCCGCCGGGGGCCGGACGGTGCTGTTCTCGACCCAGAACGTGGTGGTCACCGCCAGTCTCTGCACGCTGGCCTGGCTGCTGTCGCGGGGTGCGCGTTGGCCGCTGGCGGTGGCGGCCTGGACGGTCGCGGCGGCCGGGGTGGTCGCCATCGGCGGGGCACGGCTCTACCTGGGCGTGAGCACGGCCAGCGGCACGGTGGGCGCGGTGCTGTTGGGCGCGGCGTGGCCGGCGGTGTTCATGGTCGCGTGGGCCACCCGGGACCGGGCGGTGACGGCCGCGTCGGGGCGCGATGCGGGCTTCGGCGGGACAGTGTAGCCGAGTAGGGGTTGACCTGGGCGGGGTGAATGTGCGCGCTCCGGATCACGGTCGACGGCTGTTAGGGTGCGGCGGGCTCGTCACTGCCGAAGGGGGGCGACATGGGACGGAGCGTCACCAGGCTGGGCGTCGCGTTGCTCGCCGGACTGTTGGTGGCGACAGGGGGTGCCTGCGCCAGAGTGGACGCTTCCGCGCCGGAGGCGCCGGCGCCGGTCGTGTTGCCGCAGGAGGCGACGGAGCCGACGCAGGCCGCCGTGGCGGAGGTGCCGGACGAGGCGAGTCCCACGCCCACGGCGGTCCAGTCGATGGGTGCCGCGCCCCGGTCCGCTGCCGCGCCGTCGCCAACGGCGGCCAGTGCGAAGCCGACGCCGCGACGCAGCGCTCCGGCGCCTCGGGCGGTGCCGAAGCCGCCGACGGAGACCAACGTGCCGCCGAAGCCGCCGAAGCCCGCGGCCAGCGGCTGCCGGCCCACGTACAAGGGCGAGCAGGCCAGCCGGGCGCAGGCCAAGGTGGCGTTGACCGACGCGGCAGGCCGGACCTACTGGCCGACCTCCGCGCCGGACATCCGCGTCCCGCTGAACCTGATCACGGCGACCGCGTGGCAGGAGAGCGGGTGGCAGTCCAACATCGTCGCCTGCGACGAGGGCATCGGCCTGATGCAGGTGATGCCGGACACCGCGACCTGGATGAACCAGCGGTTCGGGCAGAACTACGACGTGTGGGACTACCGGGACAACGCCTACCTCGGCGGCACCTACCTGGCCTGGCTCACCAAGTACATCGGTGACATGTACTTCGACGCCGACTACCGGCTGGACGCGAGCCTGTGCACCTCGGGCGTACTGGACTCCTGTCTGCTCAACGCGGTCATCGCCGCGTACAACTTCGGTCACGGGGCGGTGGCCCGCCCGGGACAGCCGCTGGCCATCCCCAACCCGAGCTACGTGCGCAACGTACGGGCGCTCATGACGGAGTGCGTCTGCTTGGGGTTCTGATCGCGGGTGATCCGACCGGGCCACCAGAACTTCTCGCCGAGCAGGAACGCCAGCGCCGGCACGACGACCGTGCGGACGAGCAGGGTGTCCAGCAGGACGCCGAGGCAGACGATGATGCCGATCTGGGTCAGCGTGATCAGCGGCAGTACGCCGAGCAGGGCGAAGACCGCGGCGAGCAGGATGCCGGCGCTGGTGATGACGCCACCGGTGGCGCGGAGCGCGGAGAGCATGCCGTCGCGGGTGCCGGTGGCGCGGGCGTCCTCCCGGGCCCGGGTGACCAGGAAGATGTTGTAGTCCACGCCGAGCGCGACGAGGAAGACGAAGGCCAGCAGCGGGACCGTGGTGTCCAGTGCCGGGAAGCCCAGCACGTGGTCGAAGAGCAGCCACGCGCCGCCGAGGCTGGCGAAGTACGACGCGACCACGGTGACCACCAGCAGCACCGGGGCGATGATGCCGCGCAGCAGCAGGACGAGCACCGCGCCGACCAGCAGCAGGATCAGCGGCAGGATCACCCGCAGGTCCCGGTCGTCGGCGGCGGCGGAGTCGTAGTCGCCGGCGACGCTGCCGCCCACCACGGCTCCGGACAGCTCGTCGACACCGGCCGGGGTCGGGGGCGCTGATCCGGGTACTCCGGCGACGGCGTCGCGCAGCGCGGCCAGGGTGCGGTCCGAGGCGGCGGTGCCCGGTTCGGCGTCGAGGACGACGTCGATCTGGGCGACGGCGGGTCCGGCCGGGCCGGGTCGGGCCGAGGCGACCCCGTCGACCGTGGTGGCGGCCTCCGTGACGGCCGGCACCGCGCCCGGGTTGGTCATCACCGCGACGGGTTGGGTGGTGCCGGCGGGGAGGGCACGGCCGAGGGTCTGCGCGCCGGCCACCGCCTCCGGCTGCACCCGGAACTGCTCGGTCTCGGACAGGCCGGTGCGGATGCCCACCCCACCGAGGGAGAGCGCGGCCAGCAGCAGGGTGGCCAGCGCCGCGACCGGCACCGGGCGGCGGATCACGGCGGCGCCGAGGCGACCCCAGATCCGGCCCTCGCGGCCGACGCTGCCGACCTCGGGCACGAGCGGCCAGAACAGGCGGCGACCGCCGAGCACCAGGGCGGCGGGCAGCACCAGCAGCGCCGAGGCCATCGCGAGCAGGATGCCGGTGGCGCAGGCCACGGCGAGGGCACGGTTGAGTTCCCGCTCGCTGAGCAGCAGCGTGAGTACGCCGAGCATGACGGTGCCGCCGCTGGCCAGGATCGGCTCGGCGGTGCGGCGCAGCGCCTTGCGCATCGCGACGAAGCGGTCCGCCTCGCGGCGGAGTTCCTCCCGGTAGCGGGCGATGAGCAGCAGGGCGTAGTTGGTGGCGGCTCCGAAGACGAGGACGCTGGCGATGCCGGTGACGGCGCCACCGGCGAAGTTGATGCCGACCGCCGGGATGATGGTGTCCAGGACGCGCAGGGTGATCTGCTCGGTGGCCGCCACGATGGCCAGCGGCACCAGCCAGAGCAGCGGGCTGCGATAGGTGACCAGCAGCAGGACCGCGACGACGGCGGCGGTGAAGGCGAGCAGGGTGAGGTCGGCGCCCTCGAAGACCTTGGTGAGGTCGGCGGTGAACGCCGGCCCGCCGGTGACCTCGACGGTCAGCTCCCCGGGCAGCGCGGTGAGCGCCTCGCGGAGTTCCGCGACCCGTTCGGTGACCGCCTCCTGACCGCCGGCGGTGGACATCGGCACGGCGACCAGGGCCACCGTGCCGTCGGGGGAAACCTGGGGCGGGGCGGCCTGGCCGCCGACGGCGAACTGGCCGAGCCCGGCGGAGCCGCTGGTGATCGCGGCCTGGTCGGCGTCGGTCAGCGGAGCGTCGTCATCGCGGCTGACCACCACGACGGCAGCGGCGACGTCACTGGCGGGAAGTTCGTCCTGGAGCAGCTCGACCTGGGTCGACTCCCAGCTCTCGGACAGCCCGGTGGCCGAGACCGGCGCCGGGTTGTCGGGGGTGGGCAGGGCGAAGACGAGCGCCCCGGCGACGACCGCCAGCAGGACGGTGAGCCAGGCTGCGCGGCGGCTGCGCGCCACGCGGGTTAACACGGACATCCGTAAAGCCCCTCGGACAGGTCTCTCGACAATCATGTATCTAGACAGTCGAGAGTTTCACCCATCAAGATAGCTGTGGCAACCACTGCCGGGGTGAGAATCTCGACAGCTGTGGTGAACGCCGGGCTGGGTATGCTCCGAACCCGGGCGTTCGGAAGGGGAAGCGGCGCGACGTGGCGGCTCAGGGGATGTACCGGCGGCGGGATACCCGTCGGGACCTGCTGATCGCTGAGATCACCGCCGAGCTGCGCCGCTACGGCGTGGACGCCCAGCACGTGGGTCACGCCTTCGCCGGGCAGCACGGCCTCAACGTCACCGACCTGCAGGCCCTGATCGCGGTGATGGACGCCGAGCTGACCGGTGCGCCGATCACCCCCGGGCGGCTCGGCGAGCACCTCGGCATCTCCTCCGGATCGGTCACCGCCCTGATCGACCGGCTGGAACGGGCCGGGCACATCCGGCGTGACCGGGATCCCACCGACCGGCGCAGGGTCCTGCTCCGCTACGCCGACCGGGGCGCCGCGCTGGCGATGGACTTCTTCCGGCCGCTGGGCGAGCGCACCGACCGGGTGATGAGCGGCTTCCGCGACGACGAGCTGGAGGTGGTGTACCGCTTCATCACCGCCATGGGCGCCTCGCTGCGGGAACACCGGGACATGGTCCGCGCCGCCCGACCCGAGTCGCCCCGACGCCGGACGGACTGACCCGATGTGGGATCGGCTGACGTCCACGCTCGCCGGCGCCGCGTTACGGCTGCCGCCGGCGCGAACCCGGCGGATCACCGTCACCCGGGACATCCCGGTGCGGGCCCGCGACGGGGTGAACCTGCGCACCGACCACTACCGCCCCGACCTGATGGACGCGGCCACCGTGCTGATCCGTACCCCGTACGGGCGGGGCGGGCCGATGCGGCTGCTCTGCCGGCTCGCCGCCGAGCGTGGATTCCACGTGGTCATCCAGTCCTGCCGGGGCACCTTCGGCTCCGGCGGGTCCTTCGACCCGTTCGTGTTCGAGCGCGACGACGGGCTGGACACCCTCGACTGGCTGCGCCGGCAGCCGTGGTGGCGCGGTGCGTTCGGCATGTTCGGCGCGAGCTATCAGGGCTTCGTGCAGTGGGCGCTGGCCGCCGACGCGGGTCCGGAGCTGCGGGCAATGGTCGCCGTCGCCACCGCCTCGACCACCCGCGACTCCACCTACGCGGGTGAGTCGTTCGCCCTGGACACGGTGCTGACCTGGGTGGAGCTGCTCCAGGCGCAGACCGTGCCGTGGCTGGCCCGGCAATGGGAGCTCAAACGGGGGCAACCCCGGCTGGCTGCCGCCCTGGCGCACCTACCGCTGGTCGAGGCGGACC from Micromonospora craniellae encodes the following:
- the uvrB gene encoding excinuclease ABC subunit UvrB, giving the protein MALDIPRLDGRFQVVSEFQPAGDQPAAIDDLERRVRRGDRHTVLLGATGTGKSATTAWLIERLQRPTLVLAPNKTLCAQLAKEFSELLPDNAVEYFVSYYDYYQPEAYIPQTDTYIEKDSSINEEVERLRHSATMSLLTRRDVVVVATVSAIYGLGTPEEYLDRAVRVAVGQELDRDQLLRRLVDIQYTRNDMAFQRGTFRVRGDTLEIIPAYEELAVRIELFGDEVEKLYYLNPLTGDVVREVDHLLIFPATHYAAGPERMERAIRDIETELGERLAEMERQGKLLEAQRLRMRTTYDIEMMRQVGFCSGIENYSMHIDGRLPGSPPHCLLDYFPDDFLTVVDESHVTIPQIGGMFEGDASRKRMLIDHGFRLPSAADNRPLRFDEFLERVGQMVFLSATPGPWELEHSQGEYVEQVIRPTGLVDPEVVVKPTKGQIDDLMHEIKLRTERDERVLVTTLTKKMAEDLSDYLLENGIRVRYLHSEVDTLRRVELLRELRRGDYDVLVGINLLREGLDLPEVSLVAILDADKEGFLRSGRSLIQTIGRAARNVSGQVHMYADKITPSMAAAIEETDRRRAKQIAHNEAHGISPEPLRKKIHDILDDIYREAEDTEATRVGGAVRQLSRGKAPVKETRSRARGGAATPAREGMARAELAQLIQELNDQMLAAARELQFELAARIRDEVADLKKELRGMDAAGVT
- a CDS encoding helix-turn-helix domain-containing protein, which gives rise to MPLSASPVIRRVRLGAELRQLRRGESLTLEQVCGQLGWASTSKLSRIELGQSRPDLADVLDLLDVYQVPSQQREALIVIARDAAAGRGWSRALGEMGERQRAYAELEAGAAGIVEYQPAVVPGLLQTPTYARLRLTAAALICPELDLEAEVRARALRQQVLRRADPPHYTALLDERVCAPVGTPVDVWREQVRHLVALSELPHVTIRLVPRDGSPHDGVHPLAGFSWYVFPDPADPRTVMVETLTTDLRLVAEADIARYERMVDWLSAAALPATETVSMLARQAERPDIPRPADPVEEAPASGERVPAVGRDAERLAG
- a CDS encoding antibiotic biosynthesis monooxygenase family protein, producing MVLEVALIDVVPGQEDEFAAAYRTAYPVLRDTAGCRSVRMTRGVESPSRFVLLVEWDSVEAHEVNFRQTERFAQWRGLIGPYFAGPPLVEHFADVPA
- a CDS encoding tyrosine-protein phosphatase, producing the protein MRRVHGSFDAYLRDGLGVTDETVAALRANLLE
- a CDS encoding serine hydrolase; its protein translation is MSADDLDARLDREPGTISVYAGRLDAPPTWTRHAEVTHYAASTMKLAVLAALHRTAEAGQLDLDTPVPVCNRFTSARPDAPAFSCVREYDNDQDVWDRIGQSVPLRWLADRMIVRSSNLATNLVVEHVGRPALAEVWAAAGARHSVTARGIEDLAARDAGITNLVTAADLAALLRAVAIGATRPGPIASPAACAAMLDVLCAQQVRQDIAEGLPAGTRLAHKNGWVRGVRHGAAVVLPADADPYLLVVCTTTPLAAQQPSGPADAHARRLVADVSARLWRDRHRLTPAGSPATPPPSRR
- the typA gene encoding translational GTPase TypA — encoded protein: MQLRTDLRNVAIIAHVDHGKTTLVDAMLRQAGAYGARGEVTERVMDSMDLEREKGITILAKNTGVRYLPADGSDPVTINIIDTPGHADFGGEVERGLTMVDGVVLLVDASEGPLPQTRFVLRKALKARMPIILVINKVDRPDARIKEVVDDTYELFLDLDADEEQIDFPIVYACARDGIASLTQPADGSVPQDSQSLEPLFRTLLDTIPPPAYDEQAPLQAHVTNLDASPFLGRLALCRVRQGTIAKGQSVAWCRTDGSTQRVRISELLMTEGLERKPADSAGPGDIIAVAGIPEIMIGETLADAENPQPLPLITVDEPAISMTIGTNTSPLVGRVKGAKVTARMVKDRLDKELVGNVSLRVLPTERPDAWEVQGRGELALAILVEQMRRESFELTVGKPQVVTREIDGRTCEPVERLTIDSPDEYLGAITQLLATRKGRMEQLVNHGTGWIRMEWLVPARGLIGFRTEFLTETRGTGILHHVFESYEPWFGELRTRNNGSLVADRSGAVTAFAMTNLQERGQLFVEPGTEVYEGMLVGENSRSDDMDVNITKEKKLTNMRSSTADETEKLIPPRKLSLEQALEFCREDECVEVTPAAVRLRKVVLDQTQRARTAARRKHAG
- a CDS encoding DedA family protein, which encodes MHDLLNSVQSLPPGLIYVVAALVVAAETALIVGLVAPGEATLLLVGFLTYTGTLRLGPALAVMIVAAAAGDAAAFRAGRRYGPRLRAGRWGARVGPQRWARADAMLGRMGGRGVLTARWVAFARTLVPRLAGAAGMPYRRFAPWNLAGVVTWVGGSVLVGHLAGESYETVSRLLGRATGAVLVLIAALLVVVLVGRWLGRNPDPAWTLLTRAVGLPPLRWLSARYGLLFFLLSLRLGPAWALLANLAAGVVLLFVVGLVIAWTLRAVVRHSGLALVDGAIAGWFAARRTPDAVEATQAAVSVLRGSSLIVVVAVVALVQAWRHRPWQADLLSVVGTVGAFVPLVVLAVVADLAAGGRTVLFSTQNVVVTASLCTLAWLLSRGARWPLAVAAWTVAAAGVVAIGGARLYLGVSTASGTVGAVLLGAAWPAVFMVAWATRDRAVTAASGRDAGFGGTV
- a CDS encoding lytic transglycosylase domain-containing protein; this translates as MGRSVTRLGVALLAGLLVATGGACARVDASAPEAPAPVVLPQEATEPTQAAVAEVPDEASPTPTAVQSMGAAPRSAAAPSPTAASAKPTPRRSAPAPRAVPKPPTETNVPPKPPKPAASGCRPTYKGEQASRAQAKVALTDAAGRTYWPTSAPDIRVPLNLITATAWQESGWQSNIVACDEGIGLMQVMPDTATWMNQRFGQNYDVWDYRDNAYLGGTYLAWLTKYIGDMYFDADYRLDASLCTSGVLDSCLLNAVIAAYNFGHGAVARPGQPLAIPNPSYVRNVRALMTECVCLGF